Genomic DNA from Telopea speciosissima isolate NSW1024214 ecotype Mountain lineage chromosome 2, Tspe_v1, whole genome shotgun sequence:
TGAAGTGTATTAGTAAAATGAATGGTTGGACATTATGATTGAGGGAGATTCCAGGTTGGTAATTGGTTGGCTGTAAAATAGTTGTCTGCCCCCTTGGAGACATGCAAATCTGAACAAGAAAGCAACATCATTAAGAGCTCAGGGGAGGCTCTCATTTGTATGGAGACTGCAATCAGCCAATGTTCTGGCAGATGAGCAGGCTAGGGGAGGGGTGACAGACGTCTAATATTTGGACTCTTATCCCCCTAATAGTCCCTCGCTGTTGTTCATCGTTGACCTAGGCAGGAATGTTGTATCAtagcttcttttttatttctgctGTTTGTTCCATTGTTCTACCACTACCTTTCTGTTCTGCTCTTCAGAACTAAAAGTTTTCCAGTTATCTATCAgcggaaaaaagaaagacatgGACATAGAGGTCTTAAATATGGAAATTCTAATAAATAGGATACGCGACCTGAAGTGGCATATAACATATGAATTTTCTAGTTTATTTAGACACCCTCACATCAACATTTGATTTAGGTTGACACCAATCACTAAACAGTAGCCATGGCCACCATGGCATTAGATTAGACCTTTTCAAGAAACGGGACCAATAACAAAAAACCACTACAATAGGAGTATCTAGAGATCAAACGATAGGAAATAAGACACAATCAAAAGGGAGTTTGATCTTTatttccaaaataataataataataaagaaaaaaggccTCATAGAAACTCCGCAATAACTTAATGGAAGTAGAAGTTATAGGAATGACAACTAAGAAATTAATCAATTGTCAAAtaataaaacagagaaaaataCAATACCACTAACCATGTGACCCTTCATTTTGGTTTAAGTGGTTGTGTTGGTAAGTTACTAAAAGAGGGGGAAGCTCTGACACGAAAGTTTCTGAATGGTATTCATAAAGATATATTCCACACCAATTGTTCCCATTGTGCTtcaataaaacaataaagtccCTCAAATAATAATTCATGCATTCATTGGACCAATCACATTTATACAAAGGGATCTTGATGGATTTGGATACTATGGAGATCATTACTCCACCATATAAGCCATCCCATGAGTATACATGACCCCCCTTACCTGTATAAATCATACATCCCTGCTCAAGGAGTAGGTCAAAGCTTTATATAAGATAAGTCAAGAGAGTTACTGCCGCCGTTTACCGAGGCTTCCATTTAAAGCAAATGACACTTCTTCCAACCTTCCAGCACCGGGCAGGTCTTTTTAGACTCTGTAACATCATGTTACCACTTacatctgagagagagagagagagtacagaTGAGATCGCCAATCCAAAATCCCCCCGACCTAATGGCGGATGTAAGAGTGCCTAGAAAATACGGGAAGAGGGAAAGGACCGCCCAACAAAAATATCAACTTCCCCCCTTTACGAGAGTTACCCATTAGAGTTCAAAAGAGCAGAAAAAATCGATAGGAAaacataattgtcaaggcgcTGCTTAGGCGTCCAAGCACTTTGGTCGACTTGGGTGCCTTGGTCACCTACTTGGTGGCGCCTTGGTTTCTTaccctctccaacaccttggatctcgcctaaccgccgtgacaactatgtagGAAAAGTTGTCGGGCACTCAGGGGACCGAAACCTAAAAGAGGGCCCTTTACATCTAAGGGGACCCTTTCGAGTTCTGAGGTTCAGACATAACATATTATTAGGGGTGAGGCAGCAGCACACTTCTCATGCCAAACAAACACTTATCTAAGTCTCTTCTAGGTGATCAACGCCAAAAATGGTGCCAGGCGTCTCAACTGCCTAGAATTATAGGTAACCGTGTAGCCCAAATGCCTAGGATGAGATCATCTAGACCTCAATGACTGCCGAAAACCAGGCCACGCTTGGGCATCGCCTAGACCAATATTTACAGTTTCAAGAAAAATTGTTAAATTTGGCAAAATATTTCTGTTTCACCAGGGGTCAAAATATGGAAACTGTCACTATTGAGGAAAATCTGAGCGAAACCTGTCTAAATTGATGACAGATTTCTGTTTCTAGGGGGGGTCACCCCAAGGTGAAATTTCAATCATTAGCCTAGACAACACTAGTAAATGGAATCACCAATCAACTTTAAATTCGTACTTCTCTTTCATCAAAAATCATTTAAGCAGTTTTGTTTTACCAAGGATAATTTAGATTAGCATATTATCACCCAATTTACCTGTACTTTAATTAGTATCTGAAAAGAAATATAGAAAATGGAGCTCCCATATTAAGTTATAATCTCTCAGGTAGACCGTAatgcacaaaagaaaaaatatatggtGCCAATCCAATCTTTCATCCGCTAAAAATAAAAACGAAAAGACCAGCAGTTATTTTACAAATATCAATTGTCACTCGATTATTTGTTCACAATATGTTAATCATAAAGGAGGCTCATACAATCACCAAATAAGCAATTCAGTGAGAGAGgaaacaaaattacaaaaatctttttgttaaaaaaagaCAGAAACCAACATAAATGAGAATCCAAGAAAGCTAAAAACATACAGCCATACAAGAACTCAATTATTGGTGAAGAAAAGCTCGTCAGAAAAATTGAGATAGAAAGAAAGGAGATAAATGGTGTCAATATTTAAGGATATGGCCTACTTTTTCAATCGGAAAACAAGTGAAAGAAATTTCATATCAAATAAATTATCAAGATCCACTTATACCACGAAAGCAATTTATACACAATGTGTGTTTAAATCAAAAGTTGCTTCAAACAAGTGTGTGAACATGTTTCCTCTTTCTTACATACTTCATATGGTAACCGCATCCCTCTTCACCCGGAATTGACCAGTAATACAGGAGGTTAAAGTGCATAAAAATGGAAAGAAGTTCAACACAACTTCCTCCAGGCATTTTCCCATATGTGTTGCCCTCAAATGTTTACACCATTTATCATGAAGAGTGGAATGTGTGAGAACAGGGAGGACTTGGACCCTAAAAAAATTCATCCGTCTAAATATTTTCAATCTCCAGTGGAAAATTTTAAGATCCTCATTTAGAAATTAATTTAACTATCATAATGTCTGGCTTGATCGGAATGTCTATGTTGATCTAAATGCTGAAATAGAAACAGAGGTGAAATTATTACTTGAGAATTCATATAGCTCACTCCTTGCGTGAAGGATCCCTGATGAGCAATCTGTGAAATTTATTTACCAGACAGTAAATACACCACTGTAAGCATTTATACGTAAGCTGGATGACGAAGGATTAGAAACACAGACAAACTTTAAGTGGATAATCCATTACCTGTGCATTTGGACCAGGTTGAACTCCAACAGCATCCCTTTTATCACCACTCTTTGCAGATCCCTTGGTATCACCCTATCAGAACCATAAATAGACAACAAGATGAGTAACCATTCCAAAGAATGGAAAAGAAGATACGATGAACAGATGTCGGAGGACAGCAGAAAAACTAAAAAGAGCAGGGCTACAACATAAAAGGGGAGGTAAAATACCTCCATCTGCCGCAACACGTCCATCCACGAAAATCAAccagggaaaaagaaaacatcaaCGAGTTAGTTTTAAACTTTCCAAACTAGTCAAAGAGCATAAGATTGGAGACCGATGAAAAGAATAAGCAAACACAGGTgaccataaaaaagaaaattcagctAAACAAAAACACCATACAAGAAAGTTCGCAAATTACCTCTCTGTACCTATTCAGATACACCTTAAGGGGATCAATATAATCTTCGAAACCCAACGTCGCCATCGCCCAGAGCAGATCATCACCATTAAtcgtctttcttttctctcgcTGACACTTATCGCTTGCCCTAAACCACCGACAcaataataaaattaagaagaag
This window encodes:
- the LOC122652977 gene encoding nuclear transcription factor Y subunit B-1-like isoform X1 → MADGPSSPGGGSHGSGDQSPRSNVREQDRYLPIANISRIMKKALPANGKIAKDAKETVQECVSEFISFITSEASDKCQREKRKTINGDDLLWAMATLGFEDYIDPLKVYLNRYREMEGDTKGSAKSGDKRDAVGVQPGPNAQIAHQGSFTQGVSYMNSQSQGQHLMVPMHGTE